One genomic segment of Desulfomicrobium sp. ZS1 includes these proteins:
- the hemA gene encoding glutamyl-tRNA reductase, which translates to MNQEIYLVGLNHKTAGVDIRERFALADCDPAATGLVSDAGAVSEVMILSTCNRVEFLVVGSSDTDMRAKILRFWADQCGQPKSDLENHTYCHVGLDAVNHLFTVASSLDSMILGEPQILGQLKTAYRNAVEKGVAKVIVNRLLHKAFSVAKRVRTETAIASSAVSISYAAVELARKIFTNLTNHRALLIGAGEMAELAATHLLSAGVRDITVVNRTLAKGEELARQFKGRAMPFEELPQALLETDIVISSTGSPTAIIRAKDMKEVLRKRRHRAIFFIDIAVPRDIDPDINGLDNVYLYDIDDLKEVVEENLAGRQQEAQKARGIVAEEVGAFMRWRDGLELQPTIVALLDQGECIARKELRKSIKQLGPNPDPQMVAILERLAKSLCHKIYHEPISYLKRRSLEEGSAQRFIHNARRMFNLDEEAIPEDAHLDRKVPSGSK; encoded by the coding sequence ATGAATCAGGAAATCTATCTCGTTGGTTTGAATCACAAGACCGCTGGTGTCGATATCAGGGAACGCTTCGCCCTGGCCGATTGCGACCCCGCCGCCACCGGGCTGGTCAGCGACGCCGGAGCCGTGAGTGAAGTCATGATCCTCTCGACCTGCAACCGCGTCGAATTTTTGGTTGTCGGATCCAGCGACACCGACATGCGCGCAAAAATCCTGCGCTTTTGGGCCGACCAATGCGGGCAGCCCAAAAGCGATCTGGAAAACCACACCTACTGCCACGTCGGCCTTGATGCCGTGAACCACCTCTTCACCGTGGCCTCAAGCCTCGACTCCATGATCCTGGGCGAGCCCCAGATCCTGGGCCAGCTCAAGACGGCCTACCGGAACGCCGTGGAAAAAGGCGTGGCCAAGGTCATCGTCAACCGTTTGCTGCACAAGGCCTTTTCCGTGGCCAAAAGGGTCCGCACAGAGACGGCCATCGCCTCCAGCGCCGTATCCATCAGCTACGCGGCTGTGGAGCTGGCACGCAAGATCTTCACCAACCTGACCAACCACCGCGCCCTCTTGATCGGCGCCGGAGAGATGGCCGAGCTGGCGGCGACGCATCTGCTTTCCGCCGGCGTGCGCGACATCACCGTGGTCAACCGCACCCTGGCCAAGGGCGAGGAACTGGCCAGGCAGTTCAAAGGACGCGCCATGCCCTTCGAAGAGCTGCCTCAGGCACTGCTTGAAACGGACATCGTCATCAGCTCCACGGGCTCGCCCACGGCCATCATCCGCGCCAAAGACATGAAGGAGGTGCTGCGCAAGCGCCGCCACAGGGCGATCTTCTTCATCGACATCGCCGTGCCCCGGGACATCGACCCCGACATCAACGGCCTCGACAACGTCTATCTGTACGATATCGATGACCTCAAAGAGGTGGTCGAAGAAAACCTGGCCGGAAGGCAGCAGGAAGCGCAGAAGGCCAGAGGCATCGTGGCCGAGGAGGTCGGAGCCTTCATGCGCTGGCGGGACGGCCTGGAGTTGCAGCCAACCATCGTTGCGCTGCTGGATCAGGGCGAATGCATCGCGCGCAAGGAGCTCAGGAAATCCATCAAGCAGCTCGGCCCCAATCCGGACCCGCAGATGGTCGCCATCCTGGAACGGTTGGCCAAATCCCTGTGCCATAAAATCTATCACGAGCCCATCAGCTACCTCAAACGCCGCTCCCTGGAAGAGGGCTCGGCCCAGCGCTTCATCCACAATGCCCGCCGGATGTTCAACCTGGACGAGGAAGCCATCCCCGAAGACGCTCATCTGGACCGAAAAGTCCCGAGCGGCAGCAAATAA
- the tilS gene encoding tRNA lysidine(34) synthetase TilS, producing MRLQDIPRHLARRCLGIPRFCRESLGVELHGTRLVIAYSAGLDSTALLHLLHLLRAPLNLTLIAAHAHHGLRPESDRELEHARKVCSHLSIACQTAHLDIPSLQAASGRGLEECARQARYAFLESVRQEHQADWIVTGHHGDDLAEDIVMRLLRGTGWPGLGGMPGVDPKRGLLRPLLDWEKSGLRSFLEETGTDWCEDQSNASPDRTRNRVRHDILPLLRRENPSFAKTAMQLWTLAQIDEAYWSQALPPLPAPAQDFLLASALLDVHQAKRLRLYKTILDSMGPGQVLASHLLRLDMTWLCKNCGRAIQFPGDKVASVHPEGIRFHFQKRSS from the coding sequence ATGCGGCTTCAGGACATCCCTCGACACCTGGCCCGGCGCTGCCTTGGCATCCCGCGCTTTTGCAGGGAGAGCCTGGGGGTCGAACTGCACGGCACGCGCCTTGTCATCGCCTATTCCGCCGGCCTTGACTCCACCGCGCTGTTGCATCTGCTGCACCTGTTGCGCGCGCCCCTGAACCTGACCCTCATCGCTGCCCACGCCCACCACGGCCTGCGGCCCGAATCGGACCGGGAACTGGAGCATGCCCGGAAAGTCTGTTCCCATCTGAGCATTGCCTGCCAAACGGCGCACCTCGACATCCCTTCGCTCCAGGCCGCGTCGGGACGCGGTCTGGAAGAATGCGCCCGCCAGGCGCGCTATGCTTTTTTGGAATCCGTGCGGCAGGAGCATCAGGCGGATTGGATCGTCACAGGGCACCATGGCGACGATCTGGCCGAAGACATCGTCATGCGCCTCTTGCGCGGCACGGGCTGGCCTGGCCTCGGCGGAATGCCGGGCGTAGACCCGAAACGCGGCCTGCTACGGCCGTTGCTGGATTGGGAAAAAAGCGGACTACGCAGCTTTCTGGAAGAAACCGGGACAGACTGGTGTGAAGACCAGTCCAACGCCTCACCGGATCGCACCCGCAACAGGGTCCGCCATGACATCCTGCCACTCCTGCGCCGCGAGAACCCATCGTTTGCCAAAACCGCCATGCAGCTGTGGACCCTGGCCCAAATCGACGAGGCATACTGGAGTCAGGCGCTCCCCCCCCTGCCCGCTCCGGCGCAGGATTTCCTTCTGGCTTCGGCACTGCTCGACGTGCACCAGGCAAAGCGCCTGCGCCTCTATAAAACCATCCTGGACTCCATGGGACCGGGGCAGGTCCTGGCGAGCCATCTTTTGCGCCTCGACATGACCTGGTTGTGCAAAAATTGTGGCCGCGCCATCCAGTTTCCCGGCGACAAGGTCGCCTCCGTGCACCCCGAAGGCATCCGCTTTCACTTTCAAAAGCGTTCCTCGTAA